A genome region from Pseudomonas sp. S06B 330 includes the following:
- a CDS encoding HAMP domain-containing sensor histidine kinase: MRRHPLLWKLALLQVCFCLLLTWIIWIWGLSAERQTYFLDPADRVYLARYAQQAQDIWRREGEAGIERYRAELAAKEDTWVAIIGPHLQSLGSTPLSAEEAGHLTFMRKLDWPMSRRLQDELPYVSIEFPQHPEQGRLVLQLPEHLLPGGLTPWTHLISHGLLPTLLAALLGLLIYRHLVVPLNRLRNRADALRADDLDSDGPGMPLLDRRDELGELAQAFEHMAERLRQSLGQQRMLLRTLSHELRTPLARLRIAHDSGLAPEQLRQRLDREIDDMQRLLENTLDLAWMDTERPQLPTEPVLLLSVWEALREDACFESAWDPARLPCSLGLDCYVQVHLDSLAQALENLLRNAIRHSPVDGQVSLSGRREGDCWHLCLRDHGPGVDEQDLERIFLPYQRLANHSSEGFGLGLAIARRAIELQQGRLWASNGQPGLCLHLLLPAAGGEKCLES, from the coding sequence ATGCGCCGTCACCCCCTGCTGTGGAAGCTGGCCCTGTTGCAAGTCTGCTTCTGCCTGTTGCTGACCTGGATCATCTGGATCTGGGGCCTGTCAGCGGAACGCCAGACCTATTTTCTCGACCCCGCTGACCGTGTCTATCTGGCGCGTTACGCGCAGCAGGCACAGGACATCTGGCGCCGTGAAGGCGAAGCCGGAATAGAGCGTTATCGCGCCGAACTGGCGGCCAAAGAAGACACCTGGGTGGCGATCATAGGCCCGCACCTGCAAAGCCTGGGCAGCACACCGCTGAGTGCCGAAGAAGCCGGCCACCTGACCTTTATGCGCAAGCTCGACTGGCCAATGAGCCGTCGCCTGCAGGATGAGTTGCCCTATGTCAGCATTGAGTTTCCGCAGCACCCGGAACAGGGGCGTTTGGTCTTGCAGTTGCCCGAGCACTTGCTGCCCGGTGGCCTCACGCCCTGGACCCACCTGATCAGCCACGGCTTGCTGCCAACCCTGCTGGCCGCCCTCCTCGGCCTGCTGATCTATCGCCACCTGGTGGTACCGCTCAACCGCCTGCGTAACCGCGCCGATGCCCTACGCGCCGACGACCTGGACAGCGACGGGCCGGGTATGCCACTGCTCGACCGACGTGACGAACTCGGTGAGCTGGCGCAGGCCTTCGAGCACATGGCCGAGCGTCTGCGCCAGAGCCTGGGCCAGCAGCGGATGTTGTTGCGCACCCTGTCCCACGAGCTGCGTACGCCATTGGCCCGCCTGCGCATTGCCCATGACAGCGGCCTCGCGCCGGAACAGCTGCGCCAGCGCCTGGACCGCGAAATCGATGATATGCAGCGCCTGCTGGAAAACACCCTGGACCTGGCGTGGATGGACACCGAACGCCCGCAACTGCCTACCGAACCGGTGTTGCTGCTCTCGGTATGGGAAGCGCTTCGCGAAGACGCGTGCTTCGAGAGCGCCTGGGACCCCGCGCGCCTGCCCTGCTCCCTGGGCCTGGACTGTTACGTGCAGGTACACCTCGACAGCCTGGCTCAGGCCTTGGAAAACCTGTTGCGCAACGCCATCCGCCACTCGCCGGTAGACGGCCAGGTAAGCTTGAGCGGACGCCGCGAGGGTGACTGCTGGCACCTGTGCCTGAGGGATCACGGTCCCGGAGTCGACGAGCAGGACCTGGAACGGATCTTCCTGCCCTACCAACGCCTGGCCAACCACAGCAGCGAGGGCTTCGGCCTCGGCCTGGCCATTGCCCGCCGCGCTATCGAGCTGCAGCAGGGCCGTTTATGGGCCAGCAATGGCCAGCCCGGGCTGTGCCTACACCTGTTGTTACCCGCGGCAGGAGGCGAGAAGTGTTTAGAAAGTTAA
- a CDS encoding response regulator transcription factor produces the protein MPPNLLLVEDDARLRNDLTAHFRQRNFVVTACADGSLGLVAVQTKRFDLVLLDIMLPGLDGLSLLESLRSNQNIPVMLMSALGAEQHRITGFTRGADDYLPKPFSLAELDARVDALLRRMAMVQRAPTTRQDGALRFDEPAQDITHQGRYAGLTASEYRLLVTLYEHPGEALSKVFLYQHVLHRIYTRLDRGLDVHVCNLRRKLSAVGAHHVQIQAVRSQGYLLMETENT, from the coding sequence ATGCCCCCTAACCTGCTTTTGGTAGAAGACGACGCTAGGCTGCGCAACGATCTGACCGCGCACTTCCGCCAGCGCAACTTTGTCGTCACCGCCTGCGCAGACGGCTCCCTTGGGCTGGTTGCTGTACAGACCAAGCGCTTCGACCTGGTACTGCTGGATATCATGCTGCCCGGTCTGGACGGGTTATCGCTGCTCGAATCCTTGCGCAGCAACCAGAACATACCGGTGATGCTGATGTCGGCGCTGGGTGCCGAGCAGCACCGGATTACCGGTTTTACCCGGGGCGCCGACGACTACCTGCCCAAGCCGTTCAGCCTGGCTGAACTGGATGCCCGCGTCGATGCGCTGCTGCGGCGCATGGCGATGGTACAACGTGCACCGACGACCCGGCAGGACGGCGCGCTGCGGTTCGACGAACCCGCTCAGGACATCACCCATCAAGGCCGCTACGCTGGCTTGACTGCTTCCGAATACCGTTTGCTGGTCACCCTGTACGAGCACCCGGGTGAGGCATTGAGTAAGGTGTTTCTCTATCAGCACGTGCTGCACCGGATCTACACCCGTCTCGATCGCGGGCTTGATGTGCATGTCTGCAACCTGCGGCGCAAGCTAAGCGCGGTCGGCGCGCACCATGTGCAGATCCAGGCAGTGCGCAGCCAGGGTTATCTGCTGATGGAAACGGAAAACACCTGA
- a CDS encoding PA0061/PA0062 family lipoprotein, which translates to MRTLMLLLAACVVAGCQAPLPVANPQMAWVDFSTPFPNDRLLLAERLDKQRLSDGRFFQVTPGSHELIVRFNFEVAGGAGVGLMGGPSVRLCYLTLNYAHFEAGKRYVLEGRSMAFTPEGRLYNDKREIVAEVSDFYCLM; encoded by the coding sequence ATGCGTACCTTGATGCTGTTACTCGCTGCCTGTGTTGTCGCAGGTTGTCAGGCGCCGTTGCCGGTGGCGAATCCACAGATGGCCTGGGTCGATTTCTCTACGCCATTCCCTAATGACCGATTGCTCTTGGCTGAGCGCCTGGATAAGCAGAGGCTGAGCGACGGGCGCTTTTTCCAAGTCACCCCTGGCAGCCATGAACTGATCGTTCGGTTTAACTTCGAAGTGGCCGGCGGCGCGGGCGTAGGTTTGATGGGCGGCCCGTCCGTACGCCTTTGTTACCTGACCCTCAATTACGCGCATTTCGAAGCGGGCAAACGTTATGTGCTTGAGGGGCGCTCGATGGCGTTCACGCCTGAAGGGCGGTTGTACAACGACAAGCGTGAGATTGTTGCAGAAGTCAGCGACTTTTATTGCCTGATGTGA
- a CDS encoding site-2 protease family protein — MLFKGIHRLLVLLQLAIGAVGFFLPALILGESIDIGLQPFSAMFMAFLLGVVSLCVHEGGHYLGAKWCGMTVLSVRVLAMEIQPLRRGWKVRWSRRAKGQPLGGYVMAAHPPHQPLRRTMLVFTVMGPLLNLLLAGLCLVLYPLLGGAFAALVLALGVCNLSTGLANLVPTVGAGRVSDGAGFLAWLHKPDEQGQALAHVRLIALSVAGTQAEDLPGADLDYLGAEPLPASLSALGYRVYARQNRADWAGAVALGDELDALLASHPLALKHCMLLLAIVRAELTFSRAMLKGDAGELQGYLFNAETDWYSPSFRPRCLALRAAFAGDAKQMMHCVGQAVRLAHNSQDRSQGSREERLTGYIQVLLTAPASSAALPDPVPRTSVPAVSN, encoded by the coding sequence ATGCTGTTCAAAGGGATACATCGGCTGTTGGTACTGCTGCAACTGGCCATTGGCGCCGTAGGCTTTTTTCTGCCAGCGCTCATCTTGGGCGAAAGTATTGATATCGGCCTGCAGCCGTTTTCAGCCATGTTCATGGCCTTCCTCCTCGGGGTGGTCAGCCTCTGCGTGCATGAAGGCGGGCATTATCTGGGCGCCAAATGGTGTGGCATGACGGTGCTGTCGGTGCGGGTGCTGGCCATGGAGATTCAACCGCTGCGACGTGGTTGGAAGGTGCGCTGGTCGCGCCGCGCCAAAGGCCAGCCACTGGGCGGCTATGTCATGGCAGCGCATCCGCCGCACCAGCCATTGCGTCGGACCATGCTGGTGTTCACGGTGATGGGGCCGTTGCTCAACCTGTTGCTCGCAGGCTTGTGCCTGGTTCTTTATCCGCTGCTTGGCGGCGCGTTCGCCGCGCTGGTGTTGGCGCTCGGGGTGTGCAATCTGAGCACAGGGTTGGCCAACCTGGTGCCCACGGTCGGGGCGGGGCGGGTCAGTGATGGTGCGGGATTTCTAGCCTGGCTGCACAAACCAGATGAACAGGGCCAGGCGCTGGCCCATGTGCGTCTGATCGCCCTGAGTGTTGCGGGTACGCAGGCTGAGGATTTGCCCGGTGCCGATCTTGACTACCTGGGTGCCGAGCCGCTGCCAGCGTCGTTGAGTGCGCTGGGTTATCGCGTGTATGCCCGGCAAAACCGGGCGGATTGGGCAGGTGCCGTGGCGCTTGGGGATGAGTTGGATGCCCTGTTGGCATCGCACCCCCTGGCGCTGAAGCACTGCATGCTACTGCTTGCCATTGTGCGTGCGGAGCTGACCTTCTCCCGGGCGATGCTTAAGGGCGATGCCGGCGAGCTGCAGGGCTATCTGTTCAACGCCGAAACCGACTGGTACTCGCCAAGCTTCCGGCCGCGCTGCCTGGCGCTGCGCGCTGCGTTTGCGGGCGATGCCAAGCAGATGATGCACTGTGTGGGACAGGCCGTGCGCCTGGCCCATAACAGCCAGGATCGTTCGCAAGGCTCGCGAGAAGAACGGCTGACCGGCTACATCCAGGTGTTGCTCACGGCACCTGCAAGCTCGGCAGCGCTGCCCGACCCTGTGCCGAGAACATCGGTTCCAGCTGTTTCCAACTGA